The following DNA comes from Streptomyces sp. Ag109_O5-10.
CGCCTCCGCGCACCACGAGCTGACCTTCGGCCCCACCGACGGGGGATACGCCGAGGCACTCGCCCCGGTGGTCCAGCCCGTGGTCGAAGCGGGCCACTCGGTGCGGGTGCGTTACGACCTCAGCGGCGTGCGCAACGTCAGCTCGCCCGAGCTGGTCGTGTCGGGGGTCGGCCACTTCAGCCCGGCGGCGGCTCCCATTTTCTCAGCTTCCTACAGCGTTCCGCTGACCGCACCGAGCGGGACGGTCACCGTCCCGGCCGGCGCGTTCACGGCGGGCGGCGGCATCTACGGGATCGGCGTCGTCCAGAATCCCACCGGCGGCGCCAGGGGCGTGCCGGTGTACGGGGAGTTCGCCTCGGTCCGGGTCGACGGCGCAAGCATCGCGCAGCGTCCCGACGCACCGGCGCTGGGCGCCGAGCCGTCCGGGGGGCCGTCCGCCGGATCCGGGCATCTGCTGGAGATCACCCGGGCCGCGCCCCGGTTCTCCGTGAGCTACGACGTGTCGCGGGTCCGGGGCGCGACCGGCACCCTCCTGGAGTTCTCCGCCCCCGGCCCGAACATGTACGGCTCCTACAACCTGGTCAGCAACCAGAACGGCACCGTCCGGGACCACGACGGAGTGGACAGCCCGGCCACGCTGCACCGTTCACTGAAGGGCACGCGGGGCACGGCGAAGCTCGACGCCCGGGCGCTCAAACTGCCCTCGTCCGTCGCCTACGACGTGCGGGTCTTCGCCGTCGACAGGAGCGGCGGGATTCTCGGGCAGGCCTCGCCGACGTCCTTGCTGGCCTACGACGACGGACCGGCCCCGGACGGCACCAACCTGACCGACTTCGCGATCGTCCCCGGAGGAACCTCGGTCGCGTCGGTCGAGAGCCCCACCGGCGAGGGCTCGGTCTACGACTACGACGCCGCCGACGGAACCTATGGGCGCAAGCTCACCGGCGACCCCGCCTACGGCTCGATCTACGAGGTGTTCGGCGTCGACTCCTCCCACCACGTACTCGTGCTGCACAAGCAGACCACCACCGGCGAGCAGTGGCTGGAGACCTACGACACGGGCACCGGTGACGCCGTCGGACGTCCCGCCCGCGTCGACGACCAGTACGTCGTGACCGGCGGGCGCGTGGACGACGAACGCCATCGGGCCGCCGTGCTGGCGACCCGCGCCGCGGACGGGGCGAGCTTCGTCCTGCCCGTGGACACGGCGACCGGCACCCTGGGCACGCCTCTCCAGCTCGACTCCACCGCGGTGCGCGGCGCCCCGTACGGGCTGCTGGAGCTGGACCGTACGACCGGTGTCTTCACCGCGCAGAAGACCGGGTCCACCGTCAACTGCCTGGCCGGGAGCGGCTCCGGCACGGTGGCGGAGGTCGACCTGGACACGGCAACGGTCACCCAGGCCCCGGGCGGAACCCCGTGCGCCGGAGCCCTCGCCTCCGACGAAGAGGGGCACTTCTACGAGACGTGGTACCACTCCATCAGCGTCAACTTCGCCGGCACCGGGTATCTGGCGCAGCTGGGCGGCGGTGACCCGGTCAACGTGGGGGCGGCTCAGGCACCCGTCGCCCTCGCGGTCGACGGCCGGCACCACCTGGCGCTCCTCGGCTTCCGCTACCCGGACCTGCAACCCACGGGAGGCTTCCAGCAGTACGGCTTCACCGACAACAACGCCACCGGCCGCATCGCCGTCGTCGACCTGAGGTCCGGCAAGACGGTGGAAACGGTCAGCGGCGTGGAGTACCCGCTGTTCGGGGCCTACAACGGACGGCTCGACTCGCATCACGAACGCGCCGTCCAGCTCGACCCGGCCACCCGCACGGGCTGGACGTACGCGGGCGACGGCAGCCAGATCCAGCAGTTCTCCTACTGATCGGGTCCACCGGTCGGCCGTCAGGGTCCGCGGGCTGCCCGGAGCGCCCGCGGACCCACCCGCGCAGCGGCGAGCGTACGGCTCGCCGCTGCGCGGGTGGGGCGACGCTCAGGGAACGATGTACTGGGCGGCGCGGAACAGTTCGTACCACTCCGCACGGGTCAGGGGGACGTCCGATCCGAGGGCGGCGTCCGCGACGCGCTGCGGGGTGGTCGTGCCGATGACCACCTGCATCCGGGCGGGGTGGCGGGTGATCCAGGCCGTCGCGATGGCAAGGGACGGCACCCCGTACTTCGCCGCGAGGCGGTCGATGACGGCGTTGAGTTCGGGGTGGCGCTCGGAGCCGAGGAAGGGCCCGTCGAAGAAGCCGGCCTGGAACGGCGACCAGGCCTGCACGGTGATGTCGTGCAGTCGGCAGTAGTCCAGGAGCCCGTCGTCACGGCTGACCGACTGGTCCAGGCCCTGCATGTTGGCCGCGACGCCCTGCGCGACGAGCGGGGCGTGCGTGATCGACAGCTGGAGCTGGTTCGCCACCAGCGGCTGACTGACGTGGCGGCGCAGCAGGTCGATCTGGCGGGGGGTGTGGTTCGAGACGCCGAAGGCGCGCACCTTGCCCGCTGCGGCCAGGTCGTCGAAGGCACGCGCGACCTCTTCGGGTTCGACCAGGGCGTCGGGACGGTGCAGCAGCAGGATGTCGAGGTAATCGGTGCCGAGAGCCTTGAGCGAACCGTCCACCGACTCGACGAGGTGCTCGTAGGAGAAGTCGAAGTACGGGCCTTCGCGGACGATGCCCGCCTTCGACTGGATGATCAGCTTCTCGCGCTGCGAGGGGCTCAGTCGCATCGCCTCGGCGAAACGGCGCTCGCAGCCGTGCAGTTCGCTGCCGTAGACGTCGGCGTGGTCGAGGAACGTGATGCCGGCGTCCATCGCGGTGGCGAGAAGTTCGCGGACCTCGGCGTCGCTCTTGTCCTGGATGCGCATCAGGCCGAGCACGATGTTCGGGACGACCATGTCGGTGCCGGGCAGTTTGAACGTCTTCACGATCGGGTCCTTGTCCATACGTGGGTGGGCGGTGCGGTG
Coding sequences within:
- a CDS encoding aldo/keto reductase family oxidoreductase, encoding MKTFKLPGTDMVVPNIVLGLMRIQDKSDAEVRELLATAMDAGITFLDHADVYGSELHGCERRFAEAMRLSPSQREKLIIQSKAGIVREGPYFDFSYEHLVESVDGSLKALGTDYLDILLLHRPDALVEPEEVARAFDDLAAAGKVRAFGVSNHTPRQIDLLRRHVSQPLVANQLQLSITHAPLVAQGVAANMQGLDQSVSRDDGLLDYCRLHDITVQAWSPFQAGFFDGPFLGSERHPELNAVIDRLAAKYGVPSLAIATAWITRHPARMQVVIGTTTPQRVADAALGSDVPLTRAEWYELFRAAQYIVP